The genomic segment CATTTGTTCACTTCCCTTGTTCACTTTCAGCACTATTTTAATGtttctatatctatatttttaacCTGTTGACTGATGGTGTTGAAGGTTTTATTCCACGAAGATGGAAGTGTCAAAGGAATCGCTACCAATGACGTCGGTATCGCCAAAAACGGCTCACCTAAGGTAACGTCTGTCCATGCTCGGGTGATTTCTATTGCTTGTGCCTGGTGCTAAATTGGCATGCTTGCGCACAGGATATATTCGAGCGGGGGATGGAGCTCCACGCCAAAGTGACAGTGTTTGGAGAGGGATGTCACGGCCATCTCGCCAAGCAGCTCTACAAGCAATTAAACTTGCGTGAAAACTGCGAGCCTCAGACGTATGCAATTGGCCTCAAGGAGGTAATGACTTAATGTGAAGTCTTGCATCTTGCTGAAAATGGTACACAGAAAGATgccattgataaaaaaaaatgtgtttattttattactttctAAACAAACATGCCCCAAAATATGTTTTGCATGCTTTAGGTGTGGACCATCGAGGAGAAAAAGTGGCGTCCTGGTCGAGTGGAGCATTCGGTGGGCTGGCCGCTGAACAGAAACACATATGGAGGTTCCTTCCTGTATCATCTAAATGAAGGAGAGCCTATGGTGGCGCTTGGTTTTGTGGTGAGTGGAATCAAATTAATTTCTGCATGTTAATTTGATCTTTGCCATCTAATGGAAGAACATTTAATGTTGCTGCCGTTCCCTTGTCATGCGATAAGCAAAGATTAATTACAGCAATCCCTTATTTATATGGTGGCTTATCTGCTTGTATGCAGACAGCTCTGCTATATATAAATGTTCACCTCTATGAATAAGTAAGGGATGTGTAATATATTACGGCAGGGTCTCTAGATTTTTTAGTTAAGGGAAATTAAGTGAAAATGGCtatcatttttgtcattgtggTTGTGTATAGGTGGGTCTTGACTACTCCAACCCTTACCTGAGCCCCTTCTGGGAGTTCCAGCGTTGGAAGCACCACCCCTTCGTCGCACCCACATTGGAGGGAGGAACCAGGATTGCATATGGCGCCCGTGCGCTCAATGAGGGTGGTTTTCAGGTAAACTTTGAACTAAGGATTTGAGAATATATATGGTGATATCTTGCAAAATGCTTGATGTCTCAATATGCTCCTGCCAAGAATCGATATATTGTTtcatatagatatgtatatgtaaaatgaCGTGTGCATGCATGCCTGCTCTTTTTTAAGCCTATTCACACTAAATGGTTGACTTCCTGATTTCGGGCTTTTGATGTGTGTTCTAAGATGATTACCAACCCAAATGACTGACtgttccatgaaaaaaaatgtgtggttgtgctcttctttcttttcagtCCCTGCCTAAATTGACTTTCCCAGGCGGCCTCTTGATTGGCTGCAGCCCAGGCTTCATGAACGTTCCCAAAATTAAAGGTACGCACACAGCCATGAAGAGTGGCATGCTGGCAGCGGAGGCCATTTTCCCACGAATTATGGCGTTGGCTGAGGGCGGCGAGTCAGAGACGGCAGGTATGAGATTAAGTATCATTCATGCGTCGAATgagtttaaaaatatcaaaatgcgGATCATCAGGTCTACACGTTCCCGAGTACGCCGATGCCCTGAAGGCGTCCTGGGTTTGGAAGGAGCTCCACGCCGTGAGGAACATCCGTCCGTCGTTCCACAACTACTTTGGACTTTACGGCGGAATGATCTACACTGGGATCTTCTACTGGATCTTCAGGGGCAAAGAGCCGTGGACGCTCAAACACTGTGGTGAGTTCACATTTGAGGAAATGCCAGGCGGGCCCAGTTTAATCTGATTTTCATCCGCAACAGGACGTGACGCTGACCAGCTGAAGCCGGCCAAAGACTGCACGCCCATCGAGTACCCCAGGCCCGATGGGAAGATCAGCTTTGACCTCTTGTCATCCGTGGCACTCAGTGGAACCAACCACGAAGGAGACCAGCCCGCTCACCTGACGCTCAAGGATGACAACGTACCCGTGGAGAGGAACCTCGCCATCTACGATGGGCCAGAGCAGCGCTTCTGCCCTGCtggtaaatacatttatattcacTCCGGTTTTGCCAGATTGAGACacagattttcccatttttttaccaGGTGTGTACGAGTACGTTCCAGTGGAGTCGGGTGACGGCAAGCGGCTGCAAATCAACGCTCAGAATTGCGTACACTGTAAAACGTGTGATATTAAAGACCCTAGCCAGAATATCAACTGGGTGGTCCCGGAAGGTGGCGGTGGACCGGCCTACAACGGAATGTAAGCAAATTGCTGTCAACAATTTAAGGAAAATACCATAAAAACTTGACTTGAATTACTATTCAATGCCTCTCTTCAGAAAAGACGTGCCTATTGTTGCTGTTATACAGTcatatttttgggttgtttctTATTCAATAGCAAAAGAAAGTGTCCCAACTTGCCGGCTAATATTGTGTGTGGGAAAAATGATCAACACAAATCATGTTTATCGAGCCTGGACTTTTATTAATTCATCATGCAACGCTATTGCTGCCAAAAAGAAAGGTGAGGTTTGAACACGTCCTTCGCTAAAGTGCCATTCAGGTCCATCAACTAAGACTTTAGCGAGCGTTTTTTGATAAGTTATTCCAGGTACATTTTACTGTACTGTACATAATGTCACATGAATTAATAAAATTATTTGACTGTTCTGCATTTGCGTTTGTTGACTTCAAGGACACAGCTACAAAACTGCTTTAGCGTTCAGTGTAGAAAAACTTCAATCAGCTGGACCGCACGCTGCACACTCAGGCGAACATTTTGGCATAgattttcttctctctctccttttctttttGCACTTGGAGTTGAACACGCTTCATCTCGTTACT from the Stigmatopora nigra isolate UIUO_SnigA chromosome 14, RoL_Snig_1.1, whole genome shotgun sequence genome contains:
- the etfdh gene encoding electron transfer flavoprotein-ubiquinone oxidoreductase, mitochondrial isoform X2, with the translated sequence MLPASRYSSKAHRCIRALKAVQVDHKSPQLYTTLHRRNCSSESTTPRITTHYTIYPRENDPRWEGVEMERFADEADVVIVGGGPAGLSAAIRLKQLANEQEKELRVCLVEKASQLGAHTLSGACLEPSALQELFPDWKERGAPLNTPVTEDVFSILTEKHRIPVPMLPGLPMRNHGNYIVRLGNFVRWLGEQAEELGVELYPGYAASEVLFHEDGSVKGIATNDVGIAKNGSPKDIFERGMELHAKVTVFGEGCHGHLAKQLYKQLNLRENCEPQTYAIGLKEVWTIEEKKWRPGRVEHSVGWPLNRNTYGGSFLYHLNEGEPMVALGFVVGLDYSNPYLSPFWEFQRWKHHPFVAPTLEGGTRIAYGARALNEGGFQSLPKLTFPGGLLIGCSPGFMNVPKIKGTHTAMKSGMLAAEAIFPRIMALAEGGESETAGLHVPEYADALKASWVWKELHAVRNIRPSFHNYFGLYGGMIYTGIFYWIFRGKEPWTLKHCGRDADQLKPAKDCTPIEYPRPDGKISFDLLSSVALSGTNHEGDQPAHLTLKDDNVPVERNLAIYDGPEQRFCPAGVYEYVPVESGDGKRLQINAQNCVHCKTCDIKDPSQNINWVVPEGGGGPAYNGM
- the etfdh gene encoding electron transfer flavoprotein-ubiquinone oxidoreductase, mitochondrial isoform X1; protein product: MLPASRYSSKAHRCIRALKAVQVDHKSPQLYTTLHRRNCSSESTTPRITTHYTIYPRENDPRWEGVEMERFADEADVVIVGGGPAGLSAAIRLKQLANEQEKELRVCLVEKASQLGAHTLSGACLEPSALQELFPDWKERGAPLNTPVTEDVFSILTEKHRIPVPMLPGLPMRNHGNYIVRLGNFVRWLGEQAEELGVELYPGYAASEVLFHEDGSVKGIATNDVGIAKNGSPKDIFERGMELHAKVTVFGEGCHGHLAKQLYKQLNLRENCEPQTYAIGLKEVWTIEEKKWRPGRVEHSVGWPLNRNTYGGSFLYHLNEGEPMVALGFVVGLDYSNPYLSPFWEFQRWKHHPFVAPTLEGGTRIAYGARALNEGGFQSLPKLTFPGGLLIGCSPGFMNVPKIKGTHTAMKSGMLAAEAIFPRIMALAEGGESETAGLHVPEYADALKASWVWKELHAVRNIRPSFHNYFGLYGGMIYTGIFYWIFRGKEPWTLKHCGRDADQLKPAKDCTPIEYPRPDGKISFDLLSSVALSGTNHEGDQPAHLTLKDDNVPVERNLAIYDGPEQRFCPAGVYEYVPVESGDGKRLQINAQNCVHCKTCDIKDPSQNINWVVPEGGGGPAYNGM